A genomic window from bacterium includes:
- a CDS encoding translation initiation factor IF-3: MNEQIRTPKVRLIGPKGEQIGIVDIKEALRRSQEEGQDLLEIVPTADPPVCKILDFGKYRYEIQKREKEARKKQTHTGEVKELRFRPVTDDHDYQFKVKHAVNFLKDGYKVKMVVVYKGREIANKEAGIQLAERMVTDLESVGKLDGEMKFEGRNMVMIFIKNR, encoded by the coding sequence ATCAACGAGCAGATTCGCACACCCAAAGTGCGACTGATCGGACCCAAGGGTGAACAGATCGGTATCGTGGACATCAAAGAAGCGCTGCGCCGTTCTCAGGAAGAAGGCCAGGATCTTTTGGAAATCGTTCCTACAGCTGATCCGCCGGTTTGTAAAATTTTGGATTTTGGAAAATATCGCTATGAAATCCAAAAGCGTGAAAAAGAAGCGCGTAAAAAACAAACCCATACGGGCGAAGTCAAAGAATTGCGTTTCCGACCTGTCACGGACGATCACGACTACCAATTTAAGGTGAAACACGCTGTCAATTTTCTTAAAGACGGATATAAGGTCAAAATGGTCGTTGTTTATAAAGGCCGTGAAATTGCCAACAAAGAAGCCGGTATTCAATTGGCCGAGCGTATGGTGACGGATCTGGAATCCGTGGGCAAACTGGACGGTGAAATGAAATTCGAAGGTCGTAACATGGTTATGATCTTTATCAAAAATCGCTAA
- the rpmI gene encoding 50S ribosomal protein L35 — MPKTKTNSGAKKRFHVTGSGRILRKKATHRHNMSAKSNTRKSNQVGKTEVADSDNHRISHLLGLK; from the coding sequence ATGCCAAAAACTAAAACCAATAGCGGCGCAAAGAAGCGCTTTCATGTGACCGGCTCAGGCCGTATTCTCCGTAAGAAAGCAACGCATCGCCACAATATGAGCGCCAAATCCAATACCCGTAAATCCAATCAGGTCGGCAAAACGGAAGTGGCGGACTCGGATAACCATCGCATAAGCCATCTGCTTGGCTTGAAGTAA
- the rplT gene encoding 50S ribosomal protein L20: protein MPRSTNNPASKARRKKIFKQAKGAWGKRKNVLRSAIETVEKGMTYATRDRKANKRNFRSLWIIRINAAVREHGMTYSKFVAALKKANVDVNRKMLAELAMNDATAFNKLIEVAKAAN, encoded by the coding sequence ATGCCACGTTCCACAAATAACCCGGCCAGTAAGGCCCGCCGGAAAAAGATTTTTAAGCAGGCTAAAGGTGCCTGGGGCAAGCGTAAAAATGTACTGCGCAGTGCGATCGAAACCGTCGAAAAAGGAATGACCTATGCGACGCGCGATCGTAAAGCCAACAAACGTAATTTCCGCAGCCTGTGGATTATTCGTATCAATGCGGCTGTCCGTGAACACGGCATGACGTATTCCAAATTCGTTGCCGCGCTGAAGAAAGCCAATGTTGACGTGAATCGTAAAATGCTGGCCGAATTGGCCATGAACGATGCAACGGCATTCAATAAACTTATTGAAGTGGCTAAAGCAGCGAACTAA